One window of the Rhodothermales bacterium genome contains the following:
- a CDS encoding type II toxin-antitoxin system VapB family antitoxin, translated as MAFSIKNEEADRMVRELAERTGEGITDVILSALRAELKRVSGRRSGLGLSDDIARMQDRIAALPVLDDRCDEDIMGYDEAGLPK; from the coding sequence ATGGCATTCAGCATCAAGAACGAGGAAGCCGACCGAATGGTGCGGGAATTGGCCGAACGGACGGGCGAAGGCATTACCGATGTGATCCTGAGTGCGTTGCGCGCCGAACTGAAGCGGGTGAGCGGCCGCCGATCCGGGCTCGGGCTGAGCGATGACATTGCACGCATGCAGGACCGCATTGCCGCCCTTCCCGTACTCGACGACCGCTGCGATGAGGACATCATGGGATATGACGAAGCGGGGTTGCCCAAATGA
- a CDS encoding M1 family metallopeptidase translates to MSIRSCTLACLLALFTILPSAAQDTYTDSYPKNFGIDIEGYVFELTFEDLSDVIQGRTTVTARFLESGQSALRLDLVDMRVLDVTMDGAALAWTHEAGALQIDLGETVPAGAARQVVVRYEGTPTQGLDIGPNKYGDWTWFSDNWSSQVRHWLPVVDHPYDKATTEMIVTAPDKYQAGSNGNLKEESDIEGDMRRTHWVNPVPTATWLYFVGVADFAVDYVTNWNGVSVETWVYRQDRDAGFYDFAEPTDDVLAYYTNLVGPYVNRRLANVVSNATPGGGMEAASMPAYSDRSVSGNRERGWQHVIIHEIAHQWFGNAVTQVHWNDVWLSEGFATYYTLLFRRHQYGHDDFVAGLKNHRQRTIDFYRETPDFQLVRPYIDDLNNVSGLMMYMKGAWVLRMVSEMIGEEAYDAGIRSYYAQYMNRNAQTADLRRHLEEASGMDLEWYFDQWLFQGGIPVLDGTWRQAAEGVHVALRQVQDERFRFSLSIDVDLVLDDGTKVRHTLDMPTSGEIDTVVPVSGTVVDVVIDPDTRLLADWSFSQR, encoded by the coding sequence ATGTCCATTCGTTCCTGCACCCTTGCGTGCCTGTTGGCCCTGTTCACGATCCTGCCGTCCGCGGCGCAGGATACGTACACCGATTCGTATCCCAAGAACTTCGGAATCGACATTGAAGGTTACGTGTTCGAACTCACGTTCGAGGACCTGTCGGACGTCATCCAGGGGCGCACCACCGTTACGGCCCGGTTCCTGGAATCGGGACAGTCGGCGCTGCGCCTGGACCTCGTGGACATGCGTGTGCTGGACGTGACCATGGACGGGGCAGCCCTGGCGTGGACACACGAAGCCGGTGCACTGCAGATAGATCTGGGTGAGACCGTTCCGGCCGGCGCCGCGCGCCAGGTGGTGGTCCGGTACGAAGGAACGCCTACCCAGGGGCTGGACATCGGGCCCAACAAGTACGGCGACTGGACGTGGTTCAGTGACAACTGGTCCTCGCAGGTGCGGCACTGGCTGCCCGTCGTGGACCACCCGTACGACAAGGCGACCACCGAAATGATTGTCACGGCGCCGGACAAGTACCAGGCCGGGTCGAACGGCAACCTCAAGGAGGAGTCGGATATTGAGGGCGACATGCGACGCACGCATTGGGTGAATCCTGTTCCCACGGCCACATGGTTGTATTTCGTGGGCGTGGCCGATTTTGCCGTGGATTACGTGACGAACTGGAACGGGGTGTCGGTCGAGACCTGGGTGTATCGTCAGGATCGGGATGCCGGGTTTTACGATTTCGCCGAACCCACCGATGATGTCCTGGCCTACTACACGAACCTGGTGGGTCCATACGTGAACCGTCGACTGGCGAACGTGGTATCGAACGCCACGCCGGGCGGCGGCATGGAGGCCGCGTCCATGCCGGCGTACTCGGACCGGTCCGTGAGTGGCAACCGCGAGCGCGGATGGCAGCATGTCATCATCCATGAAATCGCGCACCAGTGGTTCGGGAATGCCGTCACGCAGGTGCACTGGAACGACGTGTGGCTGAGCGAAGGTTTTGCCACCTACTACACGCTGCTCTTCCGTCGTCACCAGTACGGACACGATGACTTCGTTGCCGGCCTCAAGAACCACCGCCAGCGGACCATTGACTTCTACCGCGAGACCCCGGACTTTCAGCTTGTCCGGCCCTACATCGACGATCTGAACAACGTGTCGGGGCTCATGATGTACATGAAGGGTGCCTGGGTGCTGCGGATGGTCAGCGAAATGATCGGTGAGGAGGCGTACGATGCGGGCATCCGGTCCTACTATGCCCAGTACATGAACCGGAATGCCCAGACGGCCGACCTGCGGCGGCATCTGGAAGAAGCGTCTGGCATGGACCTCGAATGGTATTTCGACCAGTGGCTGTTCCAGGGCGGCATCCCCGTGCTGGACGGAACGTGGCGCCAGGCAGCGGAAGGCGTTCACGTGGCACTGCGTCAGGTGCAGGATGAACGCTTCCGATTCTCCCTGAGTATTGACGTGGACCTCGTGCTGGATGACGGCACCAAGGTGCGGCACACCCTCGACATGCCCACGTCGGGCGAAATCGACACGGTCGTTCCGGTAAGCGGCACGGTCGTGGACGTGGTCATTGACCCCGACACGCGATTGCTCGCCGACTGGTCGTTCAGTCAGCGGTAG
- a CDS encoding type II toxin-antitoxin system VapC family toxin, with product MSGLVLDSSAIVAILQREPGSDTLVRILEQHDTRRIASATLLETCMVLYSRYGDAGEREVDTFVHRTGTQVIPVTLEHVDVARAAYRRYGKGRHPAALNYGDCFSYALATSLGEPLLFVGTDFARTDVERPTAD from the coding sequence ATGAGCGGCCTCGTTTTGGATTCATCCGCCATCGTGGCCATCCTGCAGCGAGAGCCGGGCTCCGACACGCTGGTGAGGATACTCGAGCAGCATGATACGCGCCGGATAGCGTCAGCCACCTTACTGGAAACGTGCATGGTCCTCTATTCGCGCTATGGCGATGCCGGTGAGCGGGAAGTCGACACGTTCGTGCACCGGACCGGCACGCAGGTCATTCCCGTCACACTGGAGCACGTGGATGTGGCCCGTGCCGCCTACCGACGCTACGGAAAGGGCCGGCACCCGGCGGCGCTCAATTACGGAGATTGTTTTTCGTATGCGCTGGCCACGTCGCTCGGAGAGCCGCTGCTTTTTGTCGGCACCGATTTCGCCCGGACCGACGTGGAACGGCCTACCGCTGACTGA